The Rufibacter sp. DG15C region TAGGCGACATATGGATACACGGCTTCCTAAACGGCGTAGCCAACTGGCGGCGCAGCATATGGAAGAAGTTAGCCGGCGTGGTACAGGCGGTCACGTACATGTTGTACTCAGCGGCTAACTGCAAGAAGCGCTCTGGGCGGGCGTTGGAGTGCTCCGGACCCTGGCCCTCATAGCCATGCGGCAGCAGCATCACTACGCCGTTCATACGCTGCCACTTAGACTCTGTGGAAGAGATGAACTGGTCAATCATGACCTGCGCGCCGTTGGCGAAATCCCCGAACTGGGCTTCCCAAATCACCAAGGCATTGGGGTTGGCCATCGCGTAGCCAAACTCATACCCTAGCACGCCATACTCAGAAAGCAGGGAGTTGTAGATATGCAGTTGTTGTTGGCCTTCGGCAATGTGGTTTAAGTTGGTATAAGCAGCGCTGGTGTTGGCATCATGCAACACCGCATGACGGTGCGAGAACGTACCGCGTTGCACGTCCTGTCCAGACATACGCACAATCTTTCCTTCTAGCAAGATAGACCCGTAAGCCAATAGTTCAGCAGAGGCCCAGTTCAAAGAGCGGGCATTGAAGAACATGTCTTGGCGCTCTTTGGTCAATTTCTCAATCTGCTTGAGCGGTTTGAAGTTTTCTGGAAGCGTAGTTAAGGCTTTTCCTACTTGCTCAATGGCTTCGATGGAAATACCGGTCTCAGGCGACTGGTCAAAATCCTCTGGCGTGGAGCGGCGAAGCTCTTGCCATTCTTTCTCCAGGTTCTGGTAGTTGTACGGCAATGGCTTCTGCTTGACCATGTCCAGACGGTCTTGCAGCATGTTCCTGAACTGCTTGTCCATCTCTTCGGCTACCTGTGCGTCTACATCACCACGGCTCACCAAGGTTTTGTTGTAAATCTCGCGCGGGTTCTGGTGCTTAGAAATCAGGTTGTATAGCTGCGGCTGGGTGAACTTAGGCTCATCTGCCTCATTGTGTCCATGGCGGCGGTAGCACACCATATCAATGAAGATGTCGTTCTTGAATTTCTGACGATACTCAGTAGCCAGGCGTACGGCAAATACCACGGCTTCTGGGTCGTCCCCGTTCACGTGCAATACTGGCGCGTCTACTACCTTGGCTAGGTCTGTGCTGTAGATAGAAGAACGGGCGTCCTCAAAGTCAGTGGTGAAACCCACCTGGTTGTTAATCACGAAATGCACCGTACCACCAGTGCCGTAGCCTTCCAGCTGGGCCATCTGGATAAGCTCATAGCCAATGCCTTGACCAGCTACGGCCGCATCACCGTGTATTAAGATAGGAAGAATTTTGCTGGAGTCTTTGCCATACATGGTATCAATCTTGGCCCGTACAAAGCCTTCTACCACTGGGTTCACCGCCTCTAAGTGCGAGGGGTTGGGAGCCAGTTTCAAGTTCACTTTGTGGCCAGACGGCGTCTCTACCTCACTAGAGTAACCCATGTGGTATTTCACGTCTCCGTCGCCCATGGTCAAGTCTGGAACAGCCGTTCCCTCAAACTCAGAGAAAATCTGCTCATAGGTTTTGCCCATGATGTTGGCGAGCACGTTCAAACGCCCGCGGTGCGCCATGCCAATCACCACTTCCTGCACGCCCAGTTCGGCGCCTTTGTCAATGATGGCATCCAAGGCTGGGATGGTGGTCTCGCCACCCTCTAGAGAGAAGCGCTTCTGCCCTAAGAACTTAGTATGCAAGAAGTTCTCAAAGACAACAGCTTCGTTCAGCTTAGAAAGGATGCGCTTTTTGTATTCTATGGATGGGTTGAATGCCAGAGACTCTTTCTCCACCTTGGTCTTGAACCACTCCAGTACCTCTGGGTCCCGGATGTACATGAACTCAAACCCGATGGTGCGCTCATAGATAGTTTGCAAGGCGTTGATAATGTCACGCAGTTTGGCATTGCCTAAGCCAAGCTCGGCCCCAGATTGGAAAGACGTATCTAAGTCAGCCTCAGAAAGTCCAAACTCTTGAATGTCTAATCTGGCTTTTCTGTCTTTTCTTGGGCGTACCGGATTGGTTTTGGCTCTTAGGTGCGCGCGGGAACGGTACGCATGTATTAGGTTGCGAACCTGAATTTCTTTGTCTACCGCCGTGGCAGAGGCACCGGCAGGTTGACCTTGCGTGGTCGCTGGGGCAGATGTTCCGTTTTCTCCCGGATAATTGTCAGAGAACTCGTAGCCTTCAAAAAACTTTCGCCATCCAAACTCAACTGATTCTGGATCCTGCTGGAACTGCTTATAGAGCTCATCTATATAAGTCCCGTGGGCATTAGCGATATAAGAGTATTTATCCATAAGTGTTTATTCTTCTTTACTCGACAATGCCAAAGTAAAGAAAGGTTTTTAAAGTGATGTCCCTTTTATTCGCATAAGCAAATATAAGTGATTATCAAATGATAGGCAGCCATACTCTATAAGTAAGGCAGAATGGAAAGAAGAGCAACAATTCTTTACGGAATACTCCAAAAAAAGATGAATCAGTAAATATGGAGCCTTATTATATAATTGCTTAGACTATTAAAATAGCCCAAACTTACTTGTCCCAAAATCTGACCAAGGAGATAACTTTATCTTCTTTTAACTGCACCTCTGTTTCTGCGCTTTTCTGGATTTGTACATTCTCCTTCGCGTCAATGACAATGGTCTTTTTGCGCCAACCTTGCACGGAGGACTTGTCTAGGACCTGGTCCTTGCCTTTGCCTCCATACACATAAACCGTAGACCCTACCAATACGTCTCCCCTAATATCAAACACATCATCACCGTCTAAACCATGTAGATGGATTTGGCTGGTTTCATTGGCAAAGAAGGTCCTGCTGTAGTTTCTGCCTATATTAACGCCGTTCTCATTTATCTTATACACCTCTACCACGGTTTTGCCCTGCGCCAGACGCTGCACCAAAAACCGTTCTGCCCCATCTGACCCAGCTACTATGACCTCTTTGGCTAAGATATGGTAATACTGATCGGCGGCCTTGGCTAGCTGTTGGCGTCTACTCCTTAAAATATCATATGTCTGCCGTCCTACCAGATCATATACGGCCGGTGGGAGCCTATGCACCGCATCCTGCAACACGGAGTCAGTCAAAGCCATCTGAATTTCTCGTGCTATCCTTCTAAAGTCGGCCAGAGACACTTCAGACAAGGCCCGGGCGTCTAGGAAAGAAGCATTGATGGTAAGACCATAAACATCCTTGAACGTGGGGTGAAACGACTCAAACTTACGTGCGGCAAACTTACGGGTAGCCACCCAGGGCAACACGCCGTCATCATACCAGCAAAGCGCCTGGTCACGATCTTTGGGAATGGGCTTGTACCACGTCTCCGTGCCTTGCTTATATTCGGCCCAGTCCCACTGCCCTTCATGCCGGTCCCAGTCGCTCAAAAGCAAGTCCAGGAGGCGCGCGCGGGCAAAGGCCCATTGGTCAATCTTGTGGTGCGTGTCTTGGAAGCGGCGCTGCAGCACCACCTCTGTGCCCACCAAATCTCTGGCCGGGCCAAACTTCTTGGTCAAGGAGGCTTTTGAGGTAAACTTCTCCTCTATTAAAAATAACCGGTTGCTGAACAGATGGGAATGCTGCCTGAAATCTTTGTCTGAGGGCAACACAAACACCAGCTTGGGCGAAGGATGGAACACCCCGATGGCCTCGGCTAGGGGTGCCACCACCAAAGCGGCGTATGGATTGGTAGCCGACACCTGATCCCGCACAAAACTACCCACAAACGTCTTCCGCCAGAATGGAGACAATACACTGATGGGGTCTTTGTCCAGGGACCGAAGCGCCCATTTATGGCCGGCGGTGTCTGTGAGGGTGAGGCTGGTGGTTTGCATACCGCCGCCAAGTTTCTCCATGCGCAAGCCCCCGCCAATCTTGTCCATATGGAAGACCTCGGCTTTGACGGGAGTGGCCCAGACCGCGCGGTAATGCTTGCCCAGGAAGAATTCTCCTATTGCACTGATCTGGTAATGCGCGCCGGCACTAGCCATGACGCTGTCTGGGGTGTTGAGCAGATGCCGGTTCTCCCCGAAGAAATCACCTGACTGGTCTAGGCTGGAGGCGGGATGACCAGGAAAGAAGTACCTGGCCACCCCAAACAGGAAGATGAATAGTACTAGGGCCAGAAAAAGCTTCTTCATGGTAAAAAACGCAAACTTAGTTGAACCGCTTTACCTTAAAAACCCCTTAAAGGTTAGCAGAAGCACAGGACGTTTTTGGCTTCTTTTTCTGAAAACAGCCGAAAAACACTACCTTTAACCAAGGGACGCCAAGACCAACCTTCGGGCAAAATCCTGCGTTTACAATGTTCCATCCACTATAAAAAACTGAAACTATGGCAAATAGCGCTACTTACACCGGCATCACTCCTGAGTTATACAACAACCTGCGCAGCAAACTAGGCGCCGCCGGCATTGAATTGGAAGGCACCTCTGGAAGAGTGTCTAAACAAGGCGTGACCGCAGACTATGCCTACCAAGAGGGAGACCAGACCTTGCAAATCAACAACGTGGCAGTGAGCTTTCCGGCCAGCATGATGTTTAGCCCAGACAAAATCATTGAGAAAATCAACGAAGCCGTGCGTTCTGCCGGTGGCCAAGTGGCATAATCTGATTTTTGCTTGACCTAAGGCGCACTCTTTGCGTATAAACATCCCGGCCCGTGTCCATTCCTTGGACCACGGGCCGGGATTCCTTTTTTCATGCTAATTCAGAACTACCACTATGGAACAATCAACTAACACTTCTACTGCCCTGGTGCAGCCTAAGGACCTGGCGCGTACCGTTGAGTCTATCTTAAATGTCTACCAAGGGAAACATGACGTATTGCCAGAACTCTTGGCAGACGCCGGTAAATTACTTTTGAGAACCAGACAAAAAATGACACCTGTCCAGATGATTCTGGCCGTGGCTGCGGTAGCCATTGGCGCCATTGCCCTGGTAAGCTACACGGGCCATCAGTTTGCTGACGCCGAGGAAGTGCACGACTAACATTACTTATCATTTTTCAAAAAGAAAGGCCCCGCAGAGTGACTGCGGGGCCTTTCTTTTTTTAGCCTACTTTCTAGAAAACAGGCCAAAAATGAGGTAGGATGAATGAAATTTCAACGGAAACCTGGCACTCTCCAGAGACAAACGGCGTTTACCAATTGACCGCTTAGTAGTATGCAGAAGCTCCGCAAAAAGAAAAAGAAATACAGCCTTTCGTCTGCCCCGCCCTTAACGGCGCAGGAGCGCGTGAGCAAAAACATGCGGGCTAACAAAAGCAAGAATACCCAGCCTGAGGTCACCTTACGAAAAGCCTTGTGGCAGGCAGGTCTGCGTGGCTACAGGCTGCACTGGAAGAAAGCCCCCGGCAAACCAGACATCTGCTACCCCGGCCGCCGATTGGCCATTTACGTGCACGGCTGCTTCTGGCACCGCTGTCCGCACTGCCAGCCCTCCTTACCCAAATCCAACACGGCCTTCTGGCAGGATAAATTTGAGCGCAACCAAGCAAGGGATCTGAAGCACCGCGCCCAGCTAAAAGCTGCCAACTGGCAGGTCCTTGTTATTTGGGAATGCCAGCTGCAGCAAGACTTAGCCGGTTGTCTGTTTGCGATCAAAGCCCTGCATGAAGGCGCACCGGACAGTTACTCTTGGGCGGCGTAGCCGAAAACCAACGAAATTCTTTCTTCCGTCACTTCCACTTTATTGGCAAGCCCAACTTTCTGGCCGCATAACCCGCCGCCGAGGCATGCACCAAGGGCAAGACGGCATTCACTTCATCCTCAAACTCTACATATAAATCTTCATGCAGCTTAGCCAGTTTCTGCAAAGCTTCTTCCAAACGCTTGGCTAAAAATTGGCCCAAGGCCTCATTGGAGCCGCTCAAGGTATGCAGATGCTCTTTTTGATGGGTCAAGGTTTCCTGGAGTAATTGAAGCAACAGACGTATCTCGCCTTCCACGTCATTGGTGATCTTAACATGGTGTGCTAGCAAGGGACAGACCTGCCGCAAGCAAATCAAGAGCTCGGTAGCATTATAGTAAAAGCCTTGGGTGTGGGTTTGGAGGTGCGCTTGCAGAATTTGACGACGGGTGTCTAAAGCGTCTTCGCCCTCCAGCAGTTCATAGGCCAATTGTTCCTGTAGAACAGGGTTGGCGGTGAGCAATTGTAGGAGCAATTTATCTTTTCTGGAGGCGGGCAGTTCTACCACGGCTTTCCTGAGGGTCTTGTCTAATGCGGGCATAGGGTAGCGTTACGAATATACAACACCCACAGTCCTTAAATTATTCCCAAAGACCTGTTTCTCCTCCTATTCTCAGCCTTATTTTCAGGGATATCTGGGGTACGCAAACATAAATTCAACCCAAAGGCGGCTAACCTGCGTAAACACGGCAAACAGGGACTAAGCTCCTT contains the following coding sequences:
- a CDS encoding 2-oxoglutarate dehydrogenase E1 component: MDKYSYIANAHGTYIDELYKQFQQDPESVEFGWRKFFEGYEFSDNYPGENGTSAPATTQGQPAGASATAVDKEIQVRNLIHAYRSRAHLRAKTNPVRPRKDRKARLDIQEFGLSEADLDTSFQSGAELGLGNAKLRDIINALQTIYERTIGFEFMYIRDPEVLEWFKTKVEKESLAFNPSIEYKKRILSKLNEAVVFENFLHTKFLGQKRFSLEGGETTIPALDAIIDKGAELGVQEVVIGMAHRGRLNVLANIMGKTYEQIFSEFEGTAVPDLTMGDGDVKYHMGYSSEVETPSGHKVNLKLAPNPSHLEAVNPVVEGFVRAKIDTMYGKDSSKILPILIHGDAAVAGQGIGYELIQMAQLEGYGTGGTVHFVINNQVGFTTDFEDARSSIYSTDLAKVVDAPVLHVNGDDPEAVVFAVRLATEYRQKFKNDIFIDMVCYRRHGHNEADEPKFTQPQLYNLISKHQNPREIYNKTLVSRGDVDAQVAEEMDKQFRNMLQDRLDMVKQKPLPYNYQNLEKEWQELRRSTPEDFDQSPETGISIEAIEQVGKALTTLPENFKPLKQIEKLTKERQDMFFNARSLNWASAELLAYGSILLEGKIVRMSGQDVQRGTFSHRHAVLHDANTSAAYTNLNHIAEGQQQLHIYNSLLSEYGVLGYEFGYAMANPNALVIWEAQFGDFANGAQVMIDQFISSTESKWQRMNGVVMLLPHGYEGQGPEHSNARPERFLQLAAEYNMYVTACTTPANFFHMLRRQLATPFRKPCIHMSPKSMLRHQAVMSPIEDFTQGSFQEVIGDGFVDAAAVTKVLLCSGKVYYDLLEEQQKTGRTDVAIIRLEQLHPFPKVQLQAELAKYPNAQVYWVQEEPYNMGAWTYILSVMRNEVVDVVSRKSSSSPATGYNKVHQKEQRAIVEKAFAI
- a CDS encoding very short patch repair endonuclease, producing MQKLRKKKKKYSLSSAPPLTAQERVSKNMRANKSKNTQPEVTLRKALWQAGLRGYRLHWKKAPGKPDICYPGRRLAIYVHGCFWHRCPHCQPSLPKSNTAFWQDKFERNQARDLKHRAQLKAANWQVLVIWECQLQQDLAGCLFAIKALHEGAPDSYSWAA